The sequence below is a genomic window from Thalassobaculum sp. OXR-137.
GGCCGGCAATCCGGCCCCCGACTATCCTTTCCGGGCCCGCCAGCGCGGCTGGGAGGGGCGGGTCGTGCTGCGGGTGGCGGTCGATCGTTCCGGCCACCCGGTGCGCATCGCCGTCGCCGAAAGCAGCGGCCACGGCGTGCTCGACACCGCCGCCCATCAGACCGTCGCCACCTGGGTCTTCCGCCCGGCGCGGCGCGGCGGCCAGCCGGTCGCCGGCGAGACCCTGGTCCCGGTCGTCTTCCGGCTGAACTGAGATGTCGGCTAGATCAGGGACAGTCCGCGGGCGATGGCCAGCAGGCCGAAGCCGATAATCAGCGCCCCGGCCCCGCGGTTGATCCAGCCGATCGCCCCCTCGCTCAGGCGCCGCCGCAGGAACCCGTCGACGGCGCCGGCCAGGATCAACCACCAGATCCCGGAGCCGAGAAACACGCCGAGGATCAGCAGCAGGGCCGGCCTCCAGCCCGCGTCGTCCCCCAGCACCACGCCGAGCCCGGCGAACAGGGCGACGAAGGTCAGGATCGTCTGCGGGTTGGCGAGGGTCAGGCCCACCGTCTGCACGAAGGCCATCATCGGATGCGGGCCGACCGGCGCGGTGCGGGCGGGTCCGGCCGCCCGGCTGCGCCAGGACTGGACGCCCAGCCAGACGAGGGCCGCCCCGCCGGCCAGCGCCAGCACCGTCTGCCAGGTCAGCAGGAAATCGGAGACCGCCGTCAGCCCGAAAGCCGCCACCGCGCCATAGGTCGCATCGGCGACCGCTGCCCCCATGCCGGTGGCGAACCCGGTGGCGAACCCGTGGTCCAGGGACCGGCGGATGCAGAGCAGGCCGATCGCGCCGACCGGCATCGCCAGGGCGAGCCCGAACAGGAAACCCTGGGAGAAAGGCCCCACCCCCCAGTCAGTCATCCTCCGGCTCCGCGATCGGAAGAGCCCCGTTCTCCTTGGCTGACGACAAGGCGATATGGGTGCGGCTGCGGGCGACCCCGGGCAGGGCCTTGAGCCGGCCGGTGATCAGCGTCTCCAGCGCCTTGGTGTCCCGCGCCCGCACCTTCAGCAGATAGGACCACTCGCCGGTCACGTGGTGCAGCTCCAGCACCTCGGGCATCAGGGCGGCGGCGGCCAGGAACCGCTCGTTATGCTCTGTGCGCTCGATTTCCACGAAGATGAAGGCGAGCAGGCCGAGATCGACCGCATCGGGATCGACACGGGCCGACCAGCCGGTGATCACGCCGCGCTCCTGCAGCCGCTTGAGCCGGTCGTTCGCCGCCGACACGGACAGGCCGCAGGCGCCGGCGATCTCTGCATTGGTCGCCCGGCCGAAGACCTGCACAAGTCCAACAATTTTCCGGTCTATATCGTCCATGACCGGATAATTAGCGGACTTCTGCTCTATTTCAAGGAAAACAACGGGATCTCGATCGTCATGCCCCGAACCGGATGGAGGCCCATCTCGCGGATGTCATCGGCCGGCAGGTGCGCCGCCACGTCGGCCGAGGCCAGGATCGGGCAGTTCAGGGGCCGGCACAGCGCCTCGATCCGGCTGGCCAAGTTGACCGCCGGACCGATCACGGTGAACGCTTGGCGCCCGCCGGCCCCGACATTGCCGTAGCGCACGGTGCCCATATGCAGCGCGATATCGACCGGCAGGGCCGCGGGCTCCTCCTCGCGGAAGGCGCCGATTCCCGCCTGGATCGCCCGGGCTGCTGCCGCACCTCGGATACAGGCCTCCGCTGGATTGCCCGCCGCGTCGAAAGCCGCCAGATATCCGTCCCCGAGAAACGCAAGGATCTCGCCGCCTTCCGCCTCGATGGGCGGGATCATGGCGTCGAAATGCCGGTCGAGGAACTCGACCAATCGGGCGCCGGGCATGGTGTCGCTCGCCGCGGTGAAGCCGGACAGGTCGGCGACCAGGATCACCGCCTCCAGCGACTCGGTATGGCCCGGCTGGACAGCGCCGCTGAGCACGGCGGCACCGGAGCGCGGGCCGAGATACGCGCCCAGGAGATCCCGGGCGATCGCCCGTTCCCGCCCCGGCTCGCACGCCGCCACGATCCGCGAGACGAGCCGATCCAGTAGAGCCAGATCCGCCGCGGCGAATCCGGCCGGATCCCGCGACAGCCAGCGGATGATGAAGCCTTCGGAGCGCTCCGGCCCCGGCGTGCCGATGGGAACCAGATGGGCGAGGTAGTCGGTGAAGCCCTCGTCCCGCAGCTCCTCGAACACGGCAAAATCCATCGGACACTCGGGCAGCGCCAGGGGCCGATGCATCCGCTGCTCGCCACGACGCAGCATGTAATAGAGCGGGCTCTTCAGCCACGTCTCGCGGGCGTCGTCGGCGTGACGGAAGACGCTGCTGTTCAGCGCCTCGTCGGCCTTCCAGGTCACCGCGATCGCATCGATCTCCGGGTGCAGGGTACGGGCGCCGACTCGGATCTCATCGAGGGCCACGCCGAGACCGGTCAGCACTTCACTGGCCGCCGCCACGATCGTCTCGACATCGGCGCGCACCAGCGCGAACTGCACGAGCCGATCCTCCAGCGCGCGCAAGGCCGCCTCTCGGCCCTCCCTATCAGCCATCGCCGTTCCGTCCTGCCAGTGTGAGACGGCAAATCTACCCGTCGCCGACGCTCGCTTTCAAACATTCCGGCAGCCTGCTAGACGAAACCCATGCGTTCCCCCGTCGCCCGCGAGATCAGCCAGATGCACGCCCTGCACGCTTCCCCCGTGGGAACGGCGTGGCGGCTGCCCGACGGCACCATCGGACATCCGACACCGTCCCAGGCGGCCCTGCGGGCCCATGAGACGCCGCCGGTGGTCTGTCACGCCCGCTCCATCGCCAGGCGGCTGGGTGTGGAGCAGATGGCCGCCCTGGATGTGCTGGAGCTCTTCGCCTTCGTGCGGCCGGCCCAGTTCTGCCTGCCGACGCCGCGCGGCCTGGCGGAGGCGATGGACCTGCCGATCCCCCATACGCTGGACGACGCGCCCGACACCCTGCTCGCCGCGGCGGACGCCCTTCTGGCGGAAATCCCCGAGCGCCAGGCCCTGGGCCAGCGCGACCGCTGGGCGCGGCCGATCGCCAAGGCGATGCATGACGGAGGCTGGGGCTGGGGCCGACTCATCCTCCTGGCCCTGGACGAGCCCGATCCGGGACCGCCGGGCCCCATCCGCCCGGCCACGATGGAAGTCTGGCGGGAACTTCAGGAATGGTCGGAACACGCCCCGCAGCCGCCCGCCGGCCACGAGCCGGTCGGCGAGAGCGAGGCCCGGGTCCGCCTGTCCTCCATGCTCGGCGACAAGGCAGAGCCGCGCCCGTCCCAGGCCGACTATGCCGCCGCCACCTCCGCCGCCTTCCGGCCGCGCGAGCGCGAGGACGAGCCAACGGTCGTCCTGGCCGAGGCCGGGACCGGCGTGGGCAAGACCATGGGCTATCTCGCCCCCGCCTCGGTCTGGGCGGAGAAGAACGAGGGGGCGGTCTGGATCTCCACCTATACCCGCAACTTGCAGCACCAGATCGACGGCGAACTCGACCGGCTCTACCCGGACCCGGTCGGCAAGGCGCTGAAGGTGGTCGTGCGCAAGGGGCGCGAGAACTACCTCTGCCTGCTGAACCTGGAAGAAGCGATCCGCACCCTCACCCTGCAGCCGCAATACGCCACCGCCCTCGGGCTGATGGCGCGCTGGGCGCGGGCGACGCGGGACGGCGACCTGCAGGGCGGCGACTTCCCCGCCTGGCTGTCCGACATTCTGGGCCGCGGCCGTACGCTCGGCCTCGCCGACCGGCGGGGCGAATGCGTCTATTCCGCCTGCCCGCATTACAACAAGTGCTTCATCGAGCGCTCGGTGCGCCGGGCCCGCCGCGCGCGGATCGTCATCGCCAACCACGCGCTGGTGATGATCCAGGCAGCATTGGGCGGGGTCGACGACGCCCATGTGCCGACCCGCTACGTCTTCGACGAGGGCCATCACGTCTTCGACGCCGCCGACAGTGCCTTCTCGGCCAACCTGTCGGCCCTGGAGGCGGTGGAGCTGCGCCGCTGGCTGCTGGGCGCCGAGACGCGGCGCGGCGGCCGGGCGCGCGGCCTGCGCCGCCGGGTGGAGGAACTGATCGCCGACCGGGCGACCGCCCTGGAGGCGATGGACGAGATCGAGGAGGCCGCCCGCGCCCTGCCCGGCGACGGCTGGATGAACCGGATCTCCGACGCCCAGCCGAAGGGGCCGACCGAGACCTTCCTCGTCATGGTCCGCCAGCAGGTCTATGCCCGATCGGCCGACCCGCGCTCACCCTACGGGCTGGAATGCGAGACCCGCCCGCCGGTGGAGGGTTTGGCCGCCGCCGCCCGCGTGCTGGAGCAGGCGCTGCGCCGGCTGGTGGAGCCGATGCTGGCCCTGCGCAAGGATCTGCTCGCCATGCTGGACGAACAGGCCGAGGAGCTGGAGACGGCGACCCGCCTGCGGATCGAGGCGGCCGCCCGCTCCCTGTCCCGGCGCGGCGAGTCCATGGTTGAGGGCTGGCGCTCCATGCTGTCCAGCCTGGAGGCAGAGACCCCGGCGGAGTTCGTCGACTGGATGGCGGTGGAACGGATCGAAGGCCGCGACATCGATATCGGCCTGCACCGCCACTGGATCGACCCGACCCGCCCCTTCACCGAAACCGTGGCGAAGACCGCCCACGGTCTGGTAGTGACCTCGGCCACCCTGCGCGACGGGACCGGCAACGACGATCTGGACTGGCACGCGGCGGAGGCCCGCACCGGCTCGCTACACCTGCCGAAGCCGGCGATCCGCACCGCCGTCGCTTCGCCCTTCGACTATCCGAACCGGACCCGGGTCTTCATCGTCGGCGACGTCCGCAAGGACGATTTCGACCAGGTGGCCGCCGCCTACCGCACCCTGTTCCAGGCATCGGGCGGCGGGGCGCTGGGCCTGTTCACCGCCATCAGCCGGCTGCGCCAGGTGCATCACCGCATCGCCCCCGCCATGGACCAGGCCGGGCTGCCGCTCTACGCCCAGCATGTGGACGGCATGAACCTCGCCACCCTGATCGACATCTTCCGGGCCGAGCCGGAGAGCTGCCTGCTCGGCACCGACGCGGTGCGCGACGGGGTCGACGTGCCGGGGGACAGCCTGAAGCTGATCGTGTTCGACCGGGTGCCCTGGCCGCGCCCGGACATTCTCTACCGCGCCCGCCGCTCGGCCTTCGGCGGCAACGCCTATACCGACATGCTGACCCGCCTGCGACTGAAGCAGGCCTTCGGCCGGCTGATCCGCCGGGCGGGGGACAAGGGGGTCTTCGTGCTGCTCGACCCGAGCATGCCGAGCCGCCTGCTCGGCGCCTTCCCGCCGGACGTCCCGGTGAAGCGCTGCGGCCTCGCGGAAGCGGTCGCGGAGACGACGGAGTTTCTCAAGGCCGACTGATCAGGCGCGGTCGGGACGCAGACGGCGCAGGCCCGGGGGGATCGCCGCCTCGACCTGGCCCGTCAGCCGCTCCCGGTTCTTCAGCGCCGCATATCCTGCCAGCAGAACCAGGATGCCGATCCCGCTGAGCGCGAAGGGGAACCAGGCCGAGTCCTCGAACAGCCGGAAGGCGAGATAGCCCAGATAGCCCATCACCCCGATCACGCCGAAGACCATGAACACCCGGCGGCGCAGGAACACCGACAGCGCGATAAGCCCGACATTGAGCAGGCAGTACAGCAGCCGCGCC
It includes:
- a CDS encoding adenylate/guanylate cyclase domain-containing protein, whose translation is MADREGREAALRALEDRLVQFALVRADVETIVAAASEVLTGLGVALDEIRVGARTLHPEIDAIAVTWKADEALNSSVFRHADDARETWLKSPLYYMLRRGEQRMHRPLALPECPMDFAVFEELRDEGFTDYLAHLVPIGTPGPERSEGFIIRWLSRDPAGFAAADLALLDRLVSRIVAACEPGRERAIARDLLGAYLGPRSGAAVLSGAVQPGHTESLEAVILVADLSGFTAASDTMPGARLVEFLDRHFDAMIPPIEAEGGEILAFLGDGYLAAFDAAGNPAEACIRGAAAARAIQAGIGAFREEEPAALPVDIALHMGTVRYGNVGAGGRQAFTVIGPAVNLASRIEALCRPLNCPILASADVAAHLPADDIREMGLHPVRGMTIEIPLFSLK
- a CDS encoding Lrp/AsnC family transcriptional regulator, with amino-acid sequence MDDIDRKIVGLVQVFGRATNAEIAGACGLSVSAANDRLKRLQERGVITGWSARVDPDAVDLGLLAFIFVEIERTEHNERFLAAAALMPEVLELHHVTGEWSYLLKVRARDTKALETLITGRLKALPGVARSRTHIALSSAKENGALPIAEPEDD
- a CDS encoding LysE family translocator codes for the protein MTDWGVGPFSQGFLFGLALAMPVGAIGLLCIRRSLDHGFATGFATGMGAAVADATYGAVAAFGLTAVSDFLLTWQTVLALAGGAALVWLGVQSWRSRAAGPARTAPVGPHPMMAFVQTVGLTLANPQTILTFVALFAGLGVVLGDDAGWRPALLLILGVFLGSGIWWLILAGAVDGFLRRRLSEGAIGWINRGAGALIIGFGLLAIARGLSLI
- a CDS encoding ATP-dependent DNA helicase, with the protein product MRSPVAREISQMHALHASPVGTAWRLPDGTIGHPTPSQAALRAHETPPVVCHARSIARRLGVEQMAALDVLELFAFVRPAQFCLPTPRGLAEAMDLPIPHTLDDAPDTLLAAADALLAEIPERQALGQRDRWARPIAKAMHDGGWGWGRLILLALDEPDPGPPGPIRPATMEVWRELQEWSEHAPQPPAGHEPVGESEARVRLSSMLGDKAEPRPSQADYAAATSAAFRPREREDEPTVVLAEAGTGVGKTMGYLAPASVWAEKNEGAVWISTYTRNLQHQIDGELDRLYPDPVGKALKVVVRKGRENYLCLLNLEEAIRTLTLQPQYATALGLMARWARATRDGDLQGGDFPAWLSDILGRGRTLGLADRRGECVYSACPHYNKCFIERSVRRARRARIVIANHALVMIQAALGGVDDAHVPTRYVFDEGHHVFDAADSAFSANLSALEAVELRRWLLGAETRRGGRARGLRRRVEELIADRATALEAMDEIEEAARALPGDGWMNRISDAQPKGPTETFLVMVRQQVYARSADPRSPYGLECETRPPVEGLAAAARVLEQALRRLVEPMLALRKDLLAMLDEQAEELETATRLRIEAAARSLSRRGESMVEGWRSMLSSLEAETPAEFVDWMAVERIEGRDIDIGLHRHWIDPTRPFTETVAKTAHGLVVTSATLRDGTGNDDLDWHAAEARTGSLHLPKPAIRTAVASPFDYPNRTRVFIVGDVRKDDFDQVAAAYRTLFQASGGGALGLFTAISRLRQVHHRIAPAMDQAGLPLYAQHVDGMNLATLIDIFRAEPESCLLGTDAVRDGVDVPGDSLKLIVFDRVPWPRPDILYRARRSAFGGNAYTDMLTRLRLKQAFGRLIRRAGDKGVFVLLDPSMPSRLLGAFPPDVPVKRCGLAEAVAETTEFLKAD